From Bacteroides uniformis:
GCAGGTGCCGGTGGTCAAACGGAAGAGACAGATTCTGTGCTGCAACCTGCCGATTCACTGCATACTTTATTCAATACTCAGCGTCCCGATGTACTCTTTGTGATTCTTGAGAGTTTTTCCTCCAGGTTGATGACAGCTTTGGGAGGTGAGCCGAATATTGCCGTCCATCTGGATAGCTTGAGTAAGGAAGGGGTGCTCTTTACGAACTTCTACGCCAACAGTTTCCGTACGGACCGTGGGCTGGTGGCTATCTTGAGTGGCTATCCTGCCCAGCCCACTACTAGTATTATGAAGTATCCCCGTAAAACGCAGTCCATTCCTGCCATTGCAGGCAGCTTGCGGAAGGCGGGTTATGGTACCAAGTATTATTATGGCGGTGATGCCGACTTTACCAATATGCGTTCCTACCTGATGTCATCAGGCTTTGAAGACATTGTTTCCGACCAGGATTTTCCCGTAACGGAACGTTTAAGTAAGTGGGGGGCGCACGACCATCTCGTATTCAACCGTCTGCTGGAAGACTTGAAAGCCGAAGCTGCCGAAGGAACTGCCGAAGAGAAAACTCCTCATTTCCGTGTCTTGCAGACCTCCAGCAGCCACGAGCCTTTTGAAGTACCTTTCCGTCGTCTGGAGAATGACCGGCTGAACGCCTTTGCCTATACGGATAGTTGTGCAGGCGATTTTGTAAGACAGTTCCGTGAGCTTCCCCAGTGGAAGAATACGGTGATTGTGTTTGTTCCAGACCACTTGGGAGCTTATCCCGAACATATCGACAATTTGTCGGTAGAACGCTACCGGATACCTCTGTTGATGGTGGGCGGTGCTGTCCGAGAGCCGAGGCGCATTGACGTCTATGGCTCGCAACATGATATTGCAGCCACGTTGCTGGCCCAATTGGCGCTGCCCCATGATGAGTTTGTTTTCAGTAAAGATATGCTTAATCCCGCTTCCCCTCATTTCGCGTTCTTTACCGTACCCGATGCTTTCGGTATGGTGACAGCGGACAATCAAGTGATATTCAATTGCCAGGCGGGTACTGTGGTAGTGGATGAGGGCACAGCAAAAGGGAAGAACCTGCCGTTGGGCAAAGCCTATTTGCAAAAATTATATGATGATATAGCCAAAAGATAACGTATGACAGCACTTATGGACGCCTTGCAAGGGGCAATAGATGTAGACACAAACATATTTTTTTCCATCAATCGGATGCACAACATGTATTTCGATTATTTTATGAGCGCTTATAGCGGTAAGTGGGTTTGGATTCCCATGTATGCTGCCATCTGGTATGTGATGTTGCGCAATTTTCATTGGAAGGTCACACTGTTTTGCATGATAGGCCTTGCGCTCACCATTACTTTTGCCGACCAGGCATGTGCCACTTGGATACGTCCCTATGTGGAGCGTATGCGTCCTTCTAATCTGAATAATCCCATTTCGGAGATGGTGCATATCGTCAACAATCATCGTGGAGGGCGTTATGGTTTTCCTTCGTGTCATGCCGCCAATACCTTCGGATTGGCGTTTTTCCTGTTCTTTCTATTCCGCAAGCGGTGGCTTACTCTTTTCATTATGGCCTGGGCGTTGCTGACGTGCTATTCGCGCGTATATCTCGGTGTGCATTATCCGGGTGATTTGTTGGCAGGGACTATTGTGGGGCTGATTGGTGCCTGGCTGATTTACCGCTTGTTTGTGAAGGTTAGCGGATATAAGCGTGTCGAGCATGTCACTCATGTCTATGCTCCTATATGGGTAGGGTTGCTGACGATAGCGGGGATGCTGGTTTATGCCGGAATACGGATATTGTTGTAGATGACAGTCTTTAGAACTGATAACCAGCAGTCACCATAACCTCCCGTGGACGGATATTCAACCGTGAAGTATAGCTTTGTGTGGCCGAGTAGGTAGTATAGGCATACTCTTTCTTGTTGAACAGATTGCTGAGGCTGGCTTCCACTCTCCATTTCCTTGTCTTATAAATGAGTGATGCGTCTACAAACAGTGTGTTGAGATGCGTATCGCTGTTTAAATCGTTCCGGTAATGTTCTCCGGAAAGGCAGAGGTCGACGTGTCCGATGCTGAATGTGAGGTGCATACGCTGTACGAAGTCCAGTAGAGGAGCAAGGTGCGTGTCGTTCCCTATTTTACTGCCGCCATAGCTGATTGTGGCATGATATTCGGCTTCGAAAGCTTCGGCGGGCGACCATATCAGTTTGGGTTCCATCTTAAGATAGTCATAACGGTATTTTTGAGGCGGGCCGTTTCCGGCTGTTTCCGTTTGTGGAGTGAGGGCGTCTGTATCTGAAACCCGTGTCAACTGCCAGCCGGTATTGCGGCTCAGTTGTAAGTCAAGTGAGGTTTTCAGATTCCAGTCGAAAAATCCCTTGGAGAGAGTGCTGAGCAGGAACCAACTTTGTGTACTGTTAGAATGTAGGCGAAGGGTGTGGACAATGCGGTTTTCAGAGATACTCTGTTCATTCAAGGTGTTGTAGTGTACATGCCGGTAGGACAAAGTGGCGGTGGCGAAAAATTCCTGCACGGTATTCTTGTATTCTCCATAAAGGTTGTATTGTTGGCGTGTACTGACGGGGAAGAGGCCGTCAGTGTTTTTCCAGGTACGGTAGTCTGTCCGATAGGTAAAAGGGCAGAGGTCTGTGACATCTCCTGCTGAGCGGTGTAAACTGCCGTAGAGGAAAATTTTCCAATGGTAGTCCGGCTGATAGCGCAGATAGAGCGACGGATTGAAAAAGAGAAAAGAGCGCTGTTGCGAGAAGTAGCGCTTATAGCTGAGAGGGAGTGACAGACTTCCCTGCCACTTGCCTTGCTCCAACTGGAAGTAGGGGGAGAGGTAGGGAGAAAAACTGGATGCGCCAAATGTTTCCATCCGGGTGGAATGGTGCTTTACCGATGCCCATTCGCCCTTTATACCGGCGGTGTATTGCCGGGTGAAACCGTTGTGTTTTCTTAGGTGGCTGGCCTTATTGTCGTTGTAAAGGCTGTGCTGGATGAATTTGTCTTTCCCGTCGTGTAGTGACAAGGAGGAGGGCAGATAGGCATACTGTGTGGCAGAATTGAACTCCCATGTGTATTTCTCTCCATTACGGATAAGGCTGAAGAAATTCTTTGCCGTAAACTGGGAGGTGCGCATCGTTTGCTGCAACTCGTGGGAGGTGCCGCGGTTCGTTTCACTTTCTGCCAGGAAGCGGTTCGATAGATAGTGGATGGCCTTATTATCCTCATAGTGTATTTCCATATGGGTGGCATCGTTCTGCAGGCAGTAGTGGTAGGTTTCATCCATGCGTATGGTGTCATCGGGCTGGTAGTAGACTTGCGAGTTGCCCCGTTGCTGAGTAATCCGGTTATGGGTATATCCGGCTTGCAGGCGCAGGGAACGTTCGTCGTTCCATTTATACATGCGGTTGGCATTCAGTGTATGGGTTTCGTTGAAGAGCAGCCGTTGCTTGTCGAGGGGAGCGCTGATGCCCGGTTTTACCAGAAAGCCGTGCAGGGGAATCTGTTGGGATGTGTTGTTTGTCAGTATATGTTGCTCACGGCTAAGGTCGGTACCGTTGTTGTTGCTCTTGTAGCCGTAGATGCTTTGCTTGCCTTTACCCAGTTGGAGGGCATTGGCGGCGTTTTCCCAAAGAAGCGTTCCTTTGTCCCTCTTCGTTTGTGCCGTTCCGGTCGTTTCTTGTGTTCCATCACTCCAGCCTGCACCCAGGGTACCGTTGATAATCCATTGGTCGCGTGCCTGTGGGTCGAGTTTCAAGTTCAGGGCTATTTCATCCGAACTGAGTTTTCCTTTCAATGCCTTGACCGATTGGTAGTTCTCCATAATTTCTGCCGATTTTACGGCTTTGGCACTGAGGTTGTTGTTGATTTGGCTGTAGCGTCCACCCGTCACGTCCATACCCTCCACAAAATAGTGGTCGATGGCTTTACCTTTATATTTCACCTGCCCGTTGTCGTCAATATCCACACCGGGGAGCTTTTTCAGAACATCCTTGATGTGTACGTCCTTGGAAGAGGCAAACTCTGCCAGATTATACCTTACGGTATCTTTCCTGCCATGAATGCGGCCGGGACGTATTTGGACTTCTTTCAGTGCAATGGCTTCGGAATGCAGACGAATATGGAGTGTTTCTGCTGCCGATATGTTGCGTATTTCCCGTCTATAGCCCAGCAGTGATACGCTGACTTGCAGGCTGCCGTTGTATTTCCATGGCAGGGAATATCTCCCCCGGGCATCGGTCAGGGCGTAATCTATCATGGTGCCGTTTCGCAGCACACTAATCATTACGGCTTCCAGCGGTTGTCCGGTTTCTTCGTCCGTTACCAAGCCACTGAGAGACTGTGCATGCGCTGTCATTGCAAACAAGGCAAGGATTGGCAGCAAGAGTTTCTTGAAGTGTATATCCATTGGAGTTCGATGGGATGAATCAGTCAAGTTCCAGCGGATTGTGGGCTATATTCTTCGGCTTCCTGGCTTCATTGCCCTGGTCGTCGCGTATGGTGATACGTACGTTGGGCGTGTTGCCCATAATGAATCCTACCGGGTCGGCATAGTATCTTTCGTGGATTTTGTTGTACGCCTTGCGGTTTACGGGTTCATAATCTTTTCCGTTGAAGAGGATAGGTCGGTAGGAATGGCATTGCTCCATACCGGTGCAGGTAAAGAGATAATGCCCCCTGTTGTCTTCAGCTTTCAGTATCAGTCCGGGCAGTCCGAACAGCTTCC
This genomic window contains:
- a CDS encoding LTA synthase family protein encodes the protein MKDRLIGFIKTYCLFVCIFVLQKPLFMLFYKSLYPDASCADWFSVIWHGLPLDLSLAGYLTAILGFLFITSVWTLSKSLHRIWCGYFLFISVLISIIFTVDLGLYEYWGFRLDATPLFYFFSSPKDAVASVSIWMVLGGIVAMAVYAVVLYAVFYGILLQKKLLLRMKLPYRRLKVSGILLLMTGLLFIPIRGGFTVSTMNVGKVYFSAEQRLNHAAINPAFSLMESLAKQKDFSKQYRFMEAAEADRLFKDMLEPAGAGGQTEETDSVLQPADSLHTLFNTQRPDVLFVILESFSSRLMTALGGEPNIAVHLDSLSKEGVLFTNFYANSFRTDRGLVAILSGYPAQPTTSIMKYPRKTQSIPAIAGSLRKAGYGTKYYYGGDADFTNMRSYLMSSGFEDIVSDQDFPVTERLSKWGAHDHLVFNRLLEDLKAEAAEGTAEEKTPHFRVLQTSSSHEPFEVPFRRLENDRLNAFAYTDSCAGDFVRQFRELPQWKNTVIVFVPDHLGAYPEHIDNLSVERYRIPLLMVGGAVREPRRIDVYGSQHDIAATLLAQLALPHDEFVFSKDMLNPASPHFAFFTVPDAFGMVTADNQVIFNCQAGTVVVDEGTAKGKNLPLGKAYLQKLYDDIAKR
- a CDS encoding phosphatase PAP2 family protein, with translation MTALMDALQGAIDVDTNIFFSINRMHNMYFDYFMSAYSGKWVWIPMYAAIWYVMLRNFHWKVTLFCMIGLALTITFADQACATWIRPYVERMRPSNLNNPISEMVHIVNNHRGGRYGFPSCHAANTFGLAFFLFFLFRKRWLTLFIMAWALLTCYSRVYLGVHYPGDLLAGTIVGLIGAWLIYRLFVKVSGYKRVEHVTHVYAPIWVGLLTIAGMLVYAGIRILL
- a CDS encoding carboxypeptidase-like regulatory domain-containing protein produces the protein MDIHFKKLLLPILALFAMTAHAQSLSGLVTDEETGQPLEAVMISVLRNGTMIDYALTDARGRYSLPWKYNGSLQVSVSLLGYRREIRNISAAETLHIRLHSEAIALKEVQIRPGRIHGRKDTVRYNLAEFASSKDVHIKDVLKKLPGVDIDDNGQVKYKGKAIDHYFVEGMDVTGGRYSQINNNLSAKAVKSAEIMENYQSVKALKGKLSSDEIALNLKLDPQARDQWIINGTLGAGWSDGTQETTGTAQTKRDKGTLLWENAANALQLGKGKQSIYGYKSNNNGTDLSREQHILTNNTSQQIPLHGFLVKPGISAPLDKQRLLFNETHTLNANRMYKWNDERSLRLQAGYTHNRITQQRGNSQVYYQPDDTIRMDETYHYCLQNDATHMEIHYEDNKAIHYLSNRFLAESETNRGTSHELQQTMRTSQFTAKNFFSLIRNGEKYTWEFNSATQYAYLPSSLSLHDGKDKFIQHSLYNDNKASHLRKHNGFTRQYTAGIKGEWASVKHHSTRMETFGASSFSPYLSPYFQLEQGKWQGSLSLPLSYKRYFSQQRSFLFFNPSLYLRYQPDYHWKIFLYGSLHRSAGDVTDLCPFTYRTDYRTWKNTDGLFPVSTRQQYNLYGEYKNTVQEFFATATLSYRHVHYNTLNEQSISENRIVHTLRLHSNSTQSWFLLSTLSKGFFDWNLKTSLDLQLSRNTGWQLTRVSDTDALTPQTETAGNGPPQKYRYDYLKMEPKLIWSPAEAFEAEYHATISYGGSKIGNDTHLAPLLDFVQRMHLTFSIGHVDLCLSGEHYRNDLNSDTHLNTLFVDASLIYKTRKWRVEASLSNLFNKKEYAYTTYSATQSYTSRLNIRPREVMVTAGYQF